Part of the Acidimicrobiia bacterium genome, CACCGAACCAACCATGACGATGAACCCAATCGATGCCACGATCGTGTCCTTTGGAAACATATAAACCAGAAACACCAGGCCGATAACGGCCAGAACACCAGCAATCCGCAACCGCCCAACGCTCATCGGCACCCGCGCGATATTGCGGACTGCGTCCGCCAAATCCGGGTTCTCGTCGTAGAACTGGCGTTCTATCTCGTCGAGGATCCGCTGCTCGCGATCATCAAGGCCCATTGGTGCATACTCCGAAAACGTCGTGAGGCCAGTATACGTCAGCCCGCGGCTATATCGGAGGTAGGGTTTTCTTTTTTCTGATGAACGACGGCAGGGACGACCGCGTCGTGGCCGAACCGGTCCCGGATTTCGCCGACCGCCTCGGCCAGGTCATCCCAGCTGGCCGGTCGGTCCGTGGCGAGTTGATGGACAGCCTGGGAGGTCGGAACCAGGGCCGATCCGCCAACTCCGATCAGCCGGACCCTTCGCCCCTGAATACCCGCTCGATCAAGTAACTGAACCGCCGCATTCATGAGATCCTGGCCGACTGCCGTCGGAGACGGCAGCGTCAACGATCGGCTGATCGTTTCGAAGCTATCGAAGCGAATCTTGATCGACACCGTCTTGGCCTCCATGTGAGCTTGCCGGAGACGCGTGGAGAGACGATCGGCGTGTCGCTTTACCTCGTTTCGAATCTCCTCGTCAGATTGAAGATCTTCGTCGTACGTTTGTTCATTCGAGATCGACTTGGCCTCACCATGCGGTTCGACGACCCGATCGTCGATACCCATTGACAACCGGTAGAGAGAGCTCCCTGCGGACCTCCCGAACGTCCGTTGCAGGGTCCTGTCACCCACCCCGGCAAGGTCACCGATGGTTTGCACACCTAATCGCTCAAGCCCCGCATACGTGGCTTCCCCGACCCCCCACATGGCTCGAACATCAAACGCGTGGAGCACTGCCAGTTGGCGTTCCGCCTCCATGACAAATATCCCATCTGGTTTCGCTTTGCCACTGGCCAGCTTGGCAAGGAATTTGTTCGAAGCGATGCCGCACGAAGCAGGAATTCCAACCTCGTGCCTGATCCGCTTGCGAAGGTGAACCGCCACGGATCGACTGTGCGGGTAGAGCAAGGTGAGGCCCGACACGTCGAGAAAGGCCTCATCGATGCTGAGCCGCTCGACAACCGGTACCTCCTCTTCTACAAGTGAAAAGACCTGTCGTGATACCTCGCCATAACGACCGTGATCTGATGGGATGAGTACCAACTTTGGGCACAGGCGTTTGGCTCGAACGGTTGGCATCGCCGAGTGAACTCCGAATGCTCTGGCCTCGTACGAGGCTGCCGCGATTACGCCGCGATTACCTCCGCCTCCGACCGCCACCGGTTTTCCCTTCAGCGTCGGATCGAACAGCCGCTCGCATTCCACAAA contains:
- a CDS encoding DUF3040 domain-containing protein, whose amino-acid sequence is MGLDDREQRILDEIERQFYDENPDLADAVRNIARVPMSVGRLRIAGVLAVIGLVFLVYMFPKDTIVASIGFIVMVGSVFAIVQGRRPKVVDRRHSTDARAED
- a CDS encoding DNA polymerase IV, yielding MRFAEPIIHIDMDAFFVECERLFDPTLKGKPVAVGGGGNRGVIAAASYEARAFGVHSAMPTVRAKRLCPKLVLIPSDHGRYGEVSRQVFSLVEEEVPVVERLSIDEAFLDVSGLTLLYPHSRSVAVHLRKRIRHEVGIPASCGIASNKFLAKLASGKAKPDGIFVMEAERQLAVLHAFDVRAMWGVGEATYAGLERLGVQTIGDLAGVGDRTLQRTFGRSAGSSLYRLSMGIDDRVVEPHGEAKSISNEQTYDEDLQSDEEIRNEVKRHADRLSTRLRQAHMEAKTVSIKIRFDSFETISRSLTLPSPTAVGQDLMNAAVQLLDRAGIQGRRVRLIGVGGSALVPTSQAVHQLATDRPASWDDLAEAVGEIRDRFGHDAVVPAVVHQKKENPTSDIAAG